The genomic segment ggacatgaaggcagttggtgtggcagaaaatggtGAAAAAGACAGAGATAGATGGAGAAGGATGATCCTCAGTGGTGACCCCTAAATggcagcagccaaaagaagatgaagaagtagaagatcTGGAGTAACACCCGATGGGATAACACAGCAAATGAAAAATCGATTATGACATCCCACAGCACACTGCTTGATCAAAGACTTATTTAGCTCAGACTGAAGAATCTCCTCAACCAGCCGGTGGCGTTGTGTATTATCTGAAATGGATAACAATCAAGTCAGTTTTATTAGGACTCATTCACCATTAATACTCCACCTGTTTGTACCCTAAATAGGAATTAATGAAGAACCCAACACTCCTCTgggtatattatattttatgacAATTTGATGATGTTGACCTTTATGATAGTAATCCAGTATTAAACTTTTTATATATGCCTGGATTATTAAAAAGTTGTTCAGCTCAGCCTCCTCCTGTATCAGCCACAATAGTAAGAAGATGCACGCTCACcgtgaatattttgttcatttcttcTGGTTCAGTAGTTTTTGGGCCTGTGTGTATGGATATGCTGTGTGGtattttaaatattgcttttatTGTCTTATGTTTGTCTTTTTATGCAGCCCTGTAAGTGCTGTGTAAGagtaaattaagttaaatgtcaTTTTCCGCATATCTGTCCCATCTTTAAATTCTGTTTCCAGTCCACCTGCAGAGATTCTTGTGACTCTAAGGTGACTACAGACTGCATTCATTTAGTGTGATTTGCTTATTTTCAGTCTTAATTTTGTCACCTAAATAAATTACACAAGCAACGGCAGCCCCTATATGAGCCCACTTTCCTCTGACATTAACACCTTGATTTCTGTGCTTAGTTCAATCCCATGCTCCCCTATCAGCCTTGAACTCTGACCTCTTTTGTCGGCTGTGGTCCACATGAAGTCTCACATCAAAGTCATTTAACAATTCAGTCATGTAATGTCACACATTTGTCAGACACATTGTGATTTACACTACCTGAGCTCTCGCACTACCCCAGAAGATCAAGGATTTTATCTGATGTGTCCTTACCTTTGGTCTTGTATGTTGATTTTTTATCTAGAAAGAACAAACGGAGGAATATTGTAAAAATGAGCATAATGAACCAATGGGGTCATCTTTATTTAGCAGCTTTTGGACTCACCTCTCATTCTTCGCCATTTCAATATGAGCAGCACAGTCGCTGTGACACAAAGAGCCATCGATAACCAGAAAACCACCGACCAGCCAGAGACGTTTGgagagaaaactaaaaagaagagaagaaaaaatgtcTATGAGTGTGAAAAGCACAACAAGAGGGGAAGTGTGAGGACTGAAAGCAGAGAGAAGGCATCAAAGATTAGTGAGCTTAATGACAGATACCTGTGCACTGTCCAAAGGggaaatgtgacaaaaaaaaaaaacaccaatcaGAACCCAAATGAAGTGTCAGGTGACCATAAAATGAGAGGTTATGAGCTTCAGAAGGACCGGGATTAGTAACATCTTTAATAAAAACTAAGCTGTCATGGAGGACAGCCCAACAATAATGTTACACACTGACTGATGATGACCACAAGCCCAGTTAGGCTTCAATACACCAGTTGCTGCCAACTTGTGAACCAGAGTGCCATATACAGTGGCCTTGGGGTACAAGAGgtagaaaattaaaagaggagTCAAATATGAGGAGTGCAGAAAATTGGTTAGGACTGAGCTGGAAAGAAAATGCACAACCAAGCAAGAACAGTGATTGGAGGAAAGACCTGTCAGTCACTCTTGAGTGGAAATCACCTGATCATGGTGGCACTCAGCCACTGGACAAGTTAATGTGGctcttattattataaatgtgctCATACCCATGTAATAATTATGTTTTACATGTTATGATGGTCAGAGATTTTTGTAGCAAATACAAATGGAATATGAAAGCACCACATGGctttttttccaagttttttattttaatagataatagtaaaaaaaaaaaaaaaaattggaagttTATATAAAACCACTCAAATCTACCCAATGACGCCTACCTCACAGACTCATTTCCCTCAGCCCAGTGAATTAAACATGGTCACCAAAACAATTTGTGGCCAGGGTGGCCATGGAGGACACAGCTATGCAGAGATCCAACTGGGCAAAGAAGGTGAAGCTGAGAGAGTAAAGTGATAATCACCAGACCACAGCCATGAAGCCTTCTACTAAATAAACTGGCACTGTCCATTCACTGATGCGTTACACAACAATTCAGAATACAAAGAGCAgaaaaaactaaattataaagAGTAGAcctcccaatacattggtgcttCTTCAATTCACCAGTAACCCATCTTGTGGCACAGATACCAGATGTTTCAAAAGGCCTGAAGTCAAGATTTGATGTTAAACCTTCAGATCACCTCAGTCTTACCTGACCTTGTGCAAGAACTTCACGTAAGATCACCTTAACAAATTTACATTCACTTTTGACAGATGTACATTTTTCATGTCTTACACAGTTAGCATCCGCCTGCCATTCTCTGTATCCTTTGTTTCCAATTGGACAAATATGACTTTGTCCTCTCACTATTCTGGTCTGAAGCCCATCCACATGCCCAAGGATGTCCCTCACCAGTGCAATTTGAAGGCAAAATGCTATGCAAGATTTTCACAAGATTCCTGTCAGTGGAGTAAATGTGTGTTCCACTCTCCCTAACAGTTGACCTCCTCCTACAAATCCAAGCTTTTTTTAATGGTTGGTTTCAAGTTGAGCTGCTCTAGCTCTGAGGTTGATGCTCCTCGTGAATGCGCACTCTTCATTTTTTGACTACATCTGGCTGTGATCCACCTGTATCTGTCTCTGTGGTCTGGGGTCTCACatcaccttaggggtgcacactgtCACCCTAGAGGACACCTGGGTGAGTTCTTCAAATTCTTTCCTCAAGTGAACAACCTCCTTCTAAAGTTCAGCAAACCAGAAATTGATGAGTTAGAAGACACATCGAACATGCCTGACACTGTAGTctccttatttttttaataattttaacatttgaggtaaaaagcaaaagaaaatgctttctgaaatgaCAAAGGGTATAGAAAAGTAACGATCACAGTGTAAAGAATGACTTTCAGATGGGCACTTACAGTAATTAATTTCCATTTGTGCTCTTCATTGAGTGTAGACTCAGTGTAACAAATGAACTAATCACAGACTTTACAAACtacataatacacacacacacacacacgcacacacacacacacacacacacacacacacacacacacacacactatatatatatatatatatcatacatggACAGTATTGTCATTTGTGCCACCTTGTGGTGATCAAGTCATGAATCTCAAAAGGATGtaaggataaaaaataaaattgtgatagAAATAAAGGAGTGAGGACTTCAGAGAGGTGAATCACAAACGTCAGACTCCTACTGCCCTTTAATTAGAGGTAGCAGTGATTCCCCCTCTCAATTCTTCATGAATAAATAGTACATCTGTTTTGGCCAATAACAACTGTTTGTGACAACTTTCTAAAACTTTCTAAAAAGATCAGTGACCATTTGGGCCTCTTATAGCTTTGCACCCCGATTCAAATCTGGCATATTAAAGGGGTAACAGTGACTGTGTATTCAGATTAGGCCACAGTGTCACATGATGTAGttactgccccctagtggttcaTTACTCACACCTGTCACACACCATCATACTGCAGTGTGTCCTCCACTTCTCACTGTAATCTCCATTGGCTCCTTCCCTTCACTTATTGTACTTTTTTCCCATTGTCATTGTCATTGCCAACCCAGTGATGTCCACCTCAGGTACAGTGTGTTGTTGTCATCATAGCTAAGCATTTACTttggtgagattttttttttttagcttttctcAAATAttctctaaatacattttttttttttcatgttttctcagTTTCCTGATAGGTTTTCAGTTTTTATACCAAGTTAAGCCTGACTGACCttctactctttgtattttaatgtaagtGACAACTCAAGTGAGGAGCATTCCTGAAGGTCTTATACTAAGAGGTTAAAGTCACAGTCGCTCTAATGTCAATGACATGGTAAGTCTGTGACCTCTCAGTACTCACCATAGACCCCAACTTTGGACAGATAAGCCGGTCTGGTTGTGTTACTTCTCATCAGACAGGAGAATACATTGAACTCCCACTTGATGGGGATGACACTGCTCACCCTGAGGAGACCCTCATCATTCCGTTGTACTGTTAAATTGGACTGTGAGGTCACATCTATGCCGTTCATGTCTCTCCAGGTGACTTCAGGTCGAGAGCTCCACTTCTCAGAGCTGCACTCCAATCTGGTCTGCTGATCTTCTGTAGAGCTGATGGAAATGGAGGGCTGAGTGCCAACGactgaaagtaaaagaaacagaaaatgagtgACATATTAAAGGAGAGAAAGCCATTTGGATTAAGAATACAATTTCcaacagacatttttttctgattaacTCACTCTTATTATTATATCTGTTTTGTTGTTCACAATTAAAACGTGTAACAGGAGGACTCCTCTAGTGTTTGAAATGGTGACGGTCATCCAGGGTTAAAGGTCACATTTGGATTAATTCCTATGCCTATTTGAATTGGCCACACCCACAATACAACTGATGAAAAGCCATTCAGGCAGTTCTATCTCTAGAGGGGAGACTAAGTGACCTCGGTGAGAAATATGAGTGCAAGTCCATGAGATGAAATGACTGAGTGTCTGGACTGCCTCTCATAGTCACTGTGGTGGTCTTGTTCCTTTGTCCTCTTGTTTCTTGTTTTATAGTGTTGCTGTTATGGATTTCTACAGCTCCTTTTATATAAAATCTGCCAGAATTACATTAAAGCTTCTTGTGGTCTCTGTTACTGCTGCTCGTTTTTTGTGTATTTCCTCTGTTTCATATTCTGTTGctctatttgtgtatttattatttaacagtaattatatttttcatttgtaaaacacCTTGATTGTAAGAGCCATTAATGGTGCTGCAGTACGTAAAATAAAGAACATTGCAACATTGGAATAAATATGATGACAACAGACCATTCACCCCCACCAATGCTTTTCACTGAGATTCTGTGAAATAAAATCAGGTTGAGGTGTTAAGatcagtgtaagagccatttttctAGTtgtataagattcatgaatattttactagatgacaatgcataatctatgggaggttcctataacccccgtatatactgtagaattgtattggtatattcctgccatttctaacagctttgactaaaacaataatcttcagctagtgacagccttgccttgagtaaggtgtggaaggcataagTTTTTAAACCATGCCTGGGCACATGACTATGTACCAACCTGCCTAccggccttttgagtgtgtgaagtaaatatgtaagaaaacagcacttaatttatGTGCTGTGTCGTATGtctaaagcgtacagaagaagaagctatgaatctttaagtatataagaatttaagaatctttaagtagagaagaagtaaagaacctttaagtacaggaataactaaagtttctcaagaaaagctaagtttagagaagatacatttttctcttttttttgtcttttattctatgtgtgtaactattttttcttttattcttgtgtggattactttgcttttaactttcgctaaatattttaaaaacaaactttttgacTTTGGcatttctttcggcacgcgtttACCCGTGCTTGACCATACCTTATTTCGGCAGCTACAATCAGTAAAGTCTAACTGTCCAGCACACGACTAGGTCACTTACTCTGTGTGTGCTTGTAGTTCTTCAAATGGTGTAtgaaaatttacattttgaaCCTATGTTTCCCTGTGCTCTTGTTGAAGAGTTtactttaaagtaacaactgggatccaCTGTGCCAGTTACTTCACATAATTTTAGGACATCATCATTTATCATTTCTCCAGTCATCAAACATCAGTATTACTCCGTATCACATATCAGTAACTGCACGTCATGATAGGAAACACattcattatacagtaatccctcctcga from the Polypterus senegalus isolate Bchr_013 unplaced genomic scaffold, ASM1683550v1 scaffold_6579, whole genome shotgun sequence genome contains:
- the LOC120522265 gene encoding butyrophilin subfamily 1 member A1-like encodes the protein VGTQPSISISSTEDQQTRLECSSEKWSSRPEVTWRDMNGIDVTSQSNLTVQRNDEGLLRVSSVIPIKWEFNVFSCLMRSNTTRPAYLSKVGVYVFSPNVSGWSVVFWLSMALCVTATVLLILKWRRMRDKKSTYKTKDNTQRHRLVEEILQSELNKSLIKQCAVGCHNRFFICCVIPSGVTPDLLLLHLLLAAAI